One Helianthus annuus cultivar XRQ/B chromosome 12, HanXRQr2.0-SUNRISE, whole genome shotgun sequence genomic region harbors:
- the LOC110875363 gene encoding uncharacterized protein LOC110875363, producing MVDGDNIQFQKHISPSSAMGHTETCSSTIETIFSPILDAIDTEPNIYDYGGKQWRESDLVLPSCGDDDVNDTLRMSCEYSDLFIPDMIVSSSRLLDYEYDESSRFFGDECLLLPFLEDNIQTENRFVDGSVYSEPVIVSEDSNLYVAIHQMTLGLAVASERGTDDARRRGVAFARAFSAHLARLMEEPAAYEN from the exons ATGGTAGATGGAGACAATATTCAGTTTCAAAAGCACATATCACCTTCAAGCGCG ATGGGTCATACAGAAACTTGCTCCTCAACAATAGAAACAATCTTTTCACCGATATTGGATGCAATCGACACTGAACCAAATATCTACGACTACGGAGGTAAACAATGGAGGGAAAGTGATCTTGTGCTGCCATCATGTGGAGATGATGATGTTAATGACACTTTACGAATGTCGTGTGAATATTCAGATTTGTTCATCCCCGACATGATTGTTTCCAGCTCACGTTTACTCGATTACGAATACGATGAATCAAGCAGATTTTTCGGAGATGAGTGTTTGTTACTTCCGTTTCTAGAAGATAACATTCAGACAGAAAATCGTTTTGTAGATGGTAGCGTTTATTCTGAACCTGTAATCGTTTCCGAAGATTCAAACTTATATGTTGCCATCCATCAAATGACCCTAGGTCTT GCGGTGGCGAGCGAACGTGGAACAGATGATGCTAGAAGAAGAGGTGTTGCCTTTGCTCGTGCATTTTCAGCTCATTTGGCAAG ATTGATGGAAGAACCTGCTGCTTATGAAAATTAG